The following are encoded in a window of Mycoplasmopsis bovis PG45 genomic DNA:
- a CDS encoding MAG4740 family lipoprotein: protein MNRKLLNSFIAGGLSVPLVFASAQCGKLDKYKNEDAKNFNEQVRDKTLSQIKKIFDKDHPESLKQALKLEDEINKWIFGNDKADFEIKKELLSVFSANDYKLLHDMKKSEPKAPNHEDTKNLKKEQQEALNKKYKKELASFVDKFKLAVLSDEFNIFESKYKEVAQKKQTSHKKDVEKLEKALKTFKESLNSEKVKSEGNKVFAYGDLLKENWPTLLKLVKS, encoded by the coding sequence ATGAATAGAAAATTACTCAATTCATTTATAGCTGGTGGTTTATCAGTGCCATTGGTGTTTGCATCAGCACAATGTGGAAAATTAGATAAATATAAAAATGAAGATGCCAAAAATTTTAATGAGCAAGTTAGAGACAAAACACTAAGTCAAATTAAAAAAATTTTTGACAAGGATCATCCTGAATCATTAAAACAAGCGCTTAAGTTAGAAGACGAAATTAACAAATGAATTTTTGGCAATGATAAAGCTGACTTTGAAATTAAAAAAGAACTTTTAAGTGTCTTTAGTGCAAATGATTATAAGCTTTTACATGATATGAAAAAAAGTGAGCCTAAAGCGCCAAATCATGAAGACACTAAGAATTTGAAAAAAGAACAACAAGAGGCCTTGAACAAAAAATATAAAAAAGAATTAGCATCATTTGTTGACAAATTTAAGCTTGCAGTATTATCGGATGAATTTAATATTTTTGAATCAAAATATAAAGAAGTTGCTCAAAAGAAGCAAACATCGCATAAAAAAGATGTTGAGAAACTAGAAAAAGCTCTTAAAACATTTAAAGAAAGCTTAAACAGTGAAAAAGTCAAAAGTGAAGGCAATAAAGTTTTTGCTTATGGAGATTTATTAAAAGAAAACTGACCAACACTTTTAAAATTAGTAAAAAGCTAA
- a CDS encoding nitroreductase, with the protein MDFITKIKNRYSVRSFDADKKIPEHDYKKIIDVVNSAPTSSNWHSSSVIIIKDRQLLEKISEFRPFTKHLKDAQFFMVFVADFNRMNLAQKAFPEYKYDNNSSEAYTVAVGDAYIQATMAQDVAVELGLSTCFIGGTRVMVQYLIDILGIKGQAFPVVGLAVGYEKDSGTVRPKMNRVFEDKYDYERIKKDVVEYDKTLVEFFEKTSPDKKAWSYQEATVKSASGYAFDTKLIESIWDLKLQK; encoded by the coding sequence ATGGATTTCATCACAAAAATCAAAAACAGATATTCAGTTAGAAGCTTTGACGCTGATAAAAAAATTCCAGAACACGACTATAAAAAAATTATTGATGTAGTTAATTCAGCTCCCACATCATCAAATTGACACTCATCTAGTGTCATAATAATTAAAGATCGTCAATTATTAGAAAAGATTTCAGAATTTAGGCCTTTTACAAAACACTTAAAGGATGCTCAATTTTTTATGGTTTTTGTGGCGGATTTTAACAGAATGAATCTTGCGCAAAAAGCATTTCCAGAATACAAATATGACAATAATTCATCTGAAGCATATACAGTTGCTGTTGGCGATGCATATATTCAAGCCACAATGGCTCAGGATGTTGCTGTAGAATTAGGCTTATCAACCTGTTTTATAGGCGGAACCAGAGTTATGGTGCAATATCTTATTGACATATTGGGTATTAAAGGCCAAGCATTTCCAGTAGTTGGATTAGCTGTTGGCTATGAAAAGGACAGTGGTACTGTAAGACCAAAAATGAACAGAGTCTTTGAAGATAAATATGACTATGAAAGAATTAAAAAAGATGTTGTTGAGTATGATAAAACATTAGTTGAATTCTTTGAAAAAACTTCGCCTGATAAAAAGGCTTGATCATATCAAGAAGCCACAGTTAAATCTGCATCTGGATATGCATTTGATACAAAACTAATTGAAAGTATTTGAGATTTAAAATTACAAAAATAA
- the rpmI gene encoding 50S ribosomal protein L35 encodes MPKMKTKSALKKRIKVTATGKVMREQAYRSHLAQNKTTKQKRQSRKSAQMHSSDLKRFKALI; translated from the coding sequence ATGCCAAAGATGAAGACTAAAAGCGCTCTTAAAAAAAGAATTAAAGTAACAGCAACTGGCAAAGTTATGCGTGAACAAGCATATCGTTCACATTTAGCCCAAAATAAAACCACAAAACAAAAACGTCAATCTCGTAAATCTGCGCAAATGCACAGTTCTGATCTTAAGAGATTTAAGGCATTAATTTAA
- a CDS encoding phosphotransferase has product MNEYEFLRSKVDNDLLSKLSNIEFYYKGFHNYTFKVKYEGQTCQLRIPISDLVDHSIESLFMDKMPGVYYYKKGILVRKWFEGKTLEKVNLTLEVQKAVIDKIKEFHKIKVDLPAIDLFYYGKGTKKYQKYVEQYANTGSDATCHCDLNLKNVLINENNDVELIDFEWVRKSNPLFDAMSLIHMNFDLSLVKKEFNITQKQYKDALYVCNEFSKMSYEHIYKDLLLDDNKIQLHDGYTNLSYVKNDLFIQVKQKNGFNHLNKLEKFSNLGITENVIYEDDEIIVRHFVNKIPIDFQNNLIRFKIAKKIANLHNSKIKLIKNKISKRIALYYKKNKDHKLFNQTFSEQVKSKVLLASKYLKNDVPSHNDLNRENILLANNNEIMFIDLEYSSMNTRYFDIAYHCSDLDYSIEDEKAFINEYLKYANFDFDYDEYYATKAIVCLYGISWSLTYNPDFEFSWLAKHILNNMIYVDKFIEKHYKTAS; this is encoded by the coding sequence ATGAATGAATATGAATTTTTAAGGTCTAAAGTTGATAATGATTTGCTTAGCAAGCTTTCTAACATAGAATTTTATTATAAGGGTTTTCATAACTATACTTTTAAAGTGAAATATGAAGGGCAAACTTGTCAACTGAGAATTCCTATTTCTGATTTAGTGGATCACTCAATTGAATCATTATTTATGGATAAGATGCCAGGCGTTTATTACTACAAAAAAGGCATATTGGTAAGAAAATGATTTGAAGGTAAAACGTTAGAAAAAGTTAATTTAACCCTTGAAGTACAAAAAGCTGTTATAGACAAAATTAAAGAGTTTCATAAAATTAAAGTTGACTTGCCTGCTATTGATCTTTTTTACTATGGTAAAGGCACTAAGAAATATCAAAAGTATGTAGAACAATATGCAAATACTGGATCTGATGCTACTTGCCATTGTGATTTGAACCTTAAAAATGTTTTAATAAATGAAAACAATGATGTTGAATTAATTGACTTTGAGTGAGTTAGAAAATCAAACCCGCTTTTTGATGCAATGTCACTTATTCATATGAATTTTGATCTTTCATTAGTTAAAAAAGAGTTTAATATTACCCAAAAACAGTATAAAGATGCCTTATATGTATGCAATGAATTTTCAAAAATGTCCTATGAACATATTTACAAAGATTTACTCCTAGATGATAATAAAATTCAACTTCATGATGGATATACGAATCTATCTTATGTCAAAAACGATTTATTTATTCAAGTAAAGCAAAAGAACGGCTTTAATCATTTGAATAAATTAGAAAAATTTAGTAACCTTGGCATAACAGAAAATGTGATTTATGAGGATGATGAAATAATAGTACGTCACTTTGTTAATAAAATACCAATAGACTTTCAAAACAACCTCATTCGCTTCAAAATTGCTAAGAAAATTGCAAATTTACATAATTCAAAAATAAAGCTTATTAAAAATAAAATTTCTAAAAGAATTGCTTTGTATTACAAAAAAAATAAAGACCATAAGCTTTTTAATCAAACATTTAGCGAGCAAGTTAAAAGCAAGGTGTTGCTTGCTTCAAAATATTTAAAAAATGATGTTCCTAGCCACAATGATCTTAATCGAGAAAACATATTACTAGCCAATAACAATGAAATAATGTTTATTGACCTTGAATATTCATCAATGAATACTAGATATTTTGATATTGCTTATCACTGCAGCGATCTAGATTACTCAATTGAAGATGAAAAAGCATTTATTAATGAATATCTTAAGTATGCTAACTTTGACTTTGACTACGATGAATACTATGCAACAAAAGCTATAGTTTGCTTATATGGAATAAGTTGATCACTAACATATAATCCTGATTTTGAGTTTTCATGGTTAGCAAAACATATACTTAATAATATGATCTATGTTGATAAATTTATAGAAAAACACTATAAAACAGCCTCTTAG
- the rplT gene encoding 50S ribosomal protein L20, translated as MRVKGGTVTRARRKKWIKLAKGYFGHKSIGYKVAKQAVVKSWTYAFRDRKQVKRDYRKLWISRISAAVRLEGLSYSKFINGLKKSNITINRKMLSELAINEPQVFSQLIAIARDSE; from the coding sequence ATGAGAGTAAAAGGTGGAACCGTTACAAGAGCTAGAAGAAAGAAATGAATAAAGCTAGCTAAGGGTTATTTTGGACACAAATCAATAGGTTATAAAGTTGCTAAACAAGCTGTTGTAAAGTCTTGAACATATGCTTTTAGAGACCGTAAACAAGTTAAAAGAGACTATAGAAAATTATGAATTTCACGTATAAGTGCTGCTGTTAGATTGGAAGGCTTATCATATTCAAAATTTATTAATGGTCTTAAAAAATCAAACATTACTATCAACCGTAAAATGTTATCAGAACTAGCTATTAATGAGCCTCAAGTATTTTCACAATTAATTGCAATCGCTCGTGATTCTGAATAA
- the infC gene encoding translation initiation factor IF-3 yields the protein MINENIPFQKVFLIGADGEKIGVKNTFEAIEIAKDSKLDLVLIAVEPKPIARILDYGKFKYERKKKQKAAKEKQTIIQNRQIRLTAMTGDHDLKTKARKAFEFLLDGDRIKVSLKFRGREITRPELGYTMMNKFYELVEAVAEKTKEPEIIGERFLDMYLQPNKVKVNKYKREHNIVEEKSAESNSNETDDKKGAKDAKDED from the coding sequence ATGATTAATGAAAATATTCCATTTCAAAAAGTGTTCTTGATTGGTGCTGATGGTGAAAAAATAGGTGTTAAAAATACCTTTGAAGCCATTGAAATAGCCAAAGACAGCAAGTTAGACTTAGTTTTAATTGCTGTTGAGCCAAAGCCTATTGCTAGAATTTTAGATTACGGTAAATTTAAATATGAACGTAAAAAGAAGCAAAAGGCTGCTAAAGAAAAACAAACAATAATTCAAAATCGCCAAATTAGATTAACAGCTATGACTGGTGATCATGATTTAAAAACTAAAGCTAGAAAAGCATTTGAGTTCTTATTAGATGGCGACAGAATCAAGGTTAGTTTGAAATTTAGAGGGCGTGAAATCACTAGACCTGAATTAGGCTACACTATGATGAATAAATTTTATGAATTAGTAGAAGCAGTAGCTGAAAAAACAAAAGAACCTGAAATAATTGGCGAACGTTTTCTTGATATGTATCTCCAACCTAATAAGGTCAAAGTTAATAAGTATAAAAGAGAACATAATATAGTTGAAGAAAAGTCAGCAGAGTCAAATTCAAATGAAACTGATGACAAAAAAGGAGCAAAAGATGCCAAAGATGAAGACTAA
- a CDS encoding phosphotransferase family protein translates to MDYQGSFKEKQFINKGHTNISYLLNGNFVQEKIYTGFNHKIDYKILSIFDFVPKLINNDEMKVEWEFIKGDEPKLSNENLIKIAKYLYTIHHSKLKFPPSNHAARVKKYRKILSEKNVNIKALNDFYRNVNKTLSNMRTDIPCHNDLWTSNLVLQDETEKLYICDWEYATMGDPLFELAYFIESANLSKEQEKVFLDAYGEYDELFLIRHKMLVNYLVILWVYSQDEKPFSTEMYEKRLYKYDKELSQLRGF, encoded by the coding sequence ATGGATTATCAAGGAAGCTTTAAAGAGAAACAATTTATTAACAAAGGACATACTAATATTTCGTATTTACTTAACGGAAATTTTGTTCAGGAAAAAATTTATACAGGATTTAATCATAAAATTGACTATAAAATATTGTCAATTTTTGACTTTGTACCTAAATTAATTAATAATGATGAAATGAAAGTTGAATGGGAATTTATTAAAGGCGATGAGCCAAAATTAAGCAATGAAAATTTAATTAAAATTGCAAAATACTTATATACTATTCATCATTCAAAGCTTAAGTTTCCGCCTTCTAATCACGCTGCTAGGGTAAAAAAGTATCGTAAGATTTTAAGTGAAAAAAATGTAAATATAAAGGCCTTGAACGACTTTTATCGTAATGTTAACAAAACACTAAGTAACATGAGAACCGATATTCCATGTCATAATGACTTATGGACTTCTAACCTTGTTTTACAGGATGAAACGGAAAAATTGTATATTTGTGACTGAGAGTATGCAACCATGGGCGATCCACTTTTTGAGTTAGCATACTTTATAGAGAGCGCAAATTTAAGTAAAGAGCAAGAAAAAGTTTTTTTAGACGCTTATGGTGAATATGATGAACTATTTTTGATAAGACATAAGATGCTAGTAAATTATTTAGTTATTTTGTGAGTCTACTCACAAGATGAAAAGCCATTTTCAACAGAAATGTATGAAAAAAGACTTTACAAATATGATAAAGAACTAAGCCAACTTAGAGGATTTTAG
- a CDS encoding DEAD/DEAH box helicase — MENKNNKTKQYQSILSNLLDVNPSDQAIFTKVNNKYCFDFYSLFGPEAFDLIYSNKNFDIPILEVNLIRICQLLEQSDNADETISILEENNYVLSQQKLNQLRKDFVFTKNKIINEIRANFQRQALKWKLFLNKANEINAETNIWPMHLGFLFVRVSIEGKSVYAPLFFKEVYLEIRNARPFLISNGDIKPNEKLLFLLNNAGFDLEVTENYGDWSIKELIKSLHEVWGQIYELKVNLNSEFASFTAEEIINESLQFLGGVVLGLFQPSGGYIRNRMLEIINNNELNKILQVEFNKNIYKKRINDVLFNPKTSLFKIAATNYSQDRAIASALNQNTIIWGPPGTGKSQTIVNILTNVLVYSKTAIVCSQKKAALEVIRNRMGDLKIFCLFMLNSKNMNRKSFYEPIKEYLDYLENYEEIDDLKPLRVITNEEIDFVNNIQMASNDKRFNSAVKLISPIKKAGSDFTSEIWTKITQLPTDIKYPMKFKFSSAWELRKFMLKENNLSLKIYKKNYWLISKLSKQLFDEFNNFTGNLDEIVRLKGNLSSADFDYISNLLCILPNFDQAQTSDKNELRRFITKNIINSIMRFNEDEKAEYTEFAATARLAIIEPYKFMKRFSNMIKKLFPILIVTPEADLSAWNKSELDYGILDESSQIFIEKGLPVLYLSKIKILAGDDQQMKPSNWFGIRVNDEETIFGKVDSMLDFAKGVGVYNVLLDKNYRSNYASLMTFSSKHFYNSSLDVVNSNLNTNNYDSIEVINANGIWEENKNEIEANLAIKVANENLDKYNKIILLCFNAKQQDYITTKIFREESELEKAIIDGRLLLRNIENIQGDEADLVIVSIAYDNSVLFHSTYVGRPGGKNALNVAISRAKDKMIILKSLNASDVSVLTGNEDVYIFKKWLEFLELDPKSKQEFVSNDYLVQNKANIGAEVSKSDFEIELESSINELIKDYDSLTLSTNESIGTLKIDYILKHKNKNIMCFIIDKYEYQNDVEKYVLQKDLYKFIKSKKYNVHLINSLTWTFEKDAIYDEIIQYIESYVVSNDELYNDDNIFTSLSAEAYKTDQLGIQTSEHRTSRSSNNNYDSATNTELINTQSTEDDNSQDDSESNESFEDNVKKWEQILSKEVIIDTAVIEQKN, encoded by the coding sequence ATGGAAAATAAGAACAATAAAACCAAGCAATACCAAAGCATTTTAAGTAATCTTTTGGATGTTAATCCATCTGACCAAGCGATATTTACAAAGGTTAACAACAAGTATTGTTTTGATTTTTATTCTTTATTTGGGCCTGAAGCCTTTGATTTAATTTATTCAAATAAAAACTTCGATATACCTATTTTAGAAGTGAATTTAATTAGAATTTGTCAGCTTTTAGAACAAAGTGATAATGCCGATGAAACTATATCAATTTTAGAAGAAAATAATTATGTATTAAGTCAGCAAAAACTAAATCAACTTAGGAAAGATTTTGTTTTTACTAAGAACAAAATAATTAACGAGATAAGAGCAAATTTTCAAAGGCAAGCATTAAAGTGAAAACTGTTTTTGAATAAAGCTAATGAAATAAATGCTGAAACTAATATATGACCGATGCATTTAGGATTCTTATTTGTCCGGGTTTCTATAGAAGGTAAGAGTGTTTATGCTCCTTTATTTTTTAAGGAAGTATATTTAGAAATAAGAAACGCTAGACCATTTTTAATTTCTAATGGAGACATTAAGCCTAATGAAAAATTATTATTTTTATTAAATAATGCTGGTTTCGATTTAGAAGTTACTGAAAATTATGGTGACTGAAGCATTAAAGAATTAATAAAGAGTTTGCATGAAGTTTGAGGACAGATTTATGAGCTTAAAGTTAACTTAAATTCTGAATTTGCTTCTTTTACTGCTGAAGAAATTATTAACGAATCATTACAATTTTTAGGCGGTGTAGTTCTAGGTCTATTTCAGCCTTCTGGTGGTTATATAAGAAACAGAATGCTAGAAATAATTAACAACAATGAACTTAATAAAATATTGCAGGTTGAATTCAACAAAAATATCTATAAAAAAAGGATAAATGACGTTTTATTCAATCCAAAAACTAGCCTATTTAAAATAGCAGCAACTAACTACTCGCAAGATAGAGCTATAGCTAGCGCCCTTAATCAAAACACAATTATTTGAGGCCCACCAGGAACGGGAAAGAGCCAGACTATAGTTAATATATTAACCAATGTTTTGGTTTATTCAAAAACAGCTATAGTTTGCTCACAAAAAAAGGCTGCCTTGGAAGTTATTAGAAACAGAATGGGCGACTTGAAAATTTTCTGTCTTTTTATGCTTAATTCTAAAAATATGAACAGAAAATCGTTTTATGAGCCTATAAAAGAGTATTTAGATTACTTAGAAAACTACGAAGAAATTGATGACTTAAAACCACTTAGAGTAATAACAAATGAAGAAATTGATTTTGTTAATAACATACAAATGGCTTCAAATGACAAAAGATTTAACAGTGCTGTTAAGCTAATTAGTCCAATTAAAAAGGCAGGCTCAGATTTTACAAGTGAAATATGAACTAAAATTACTCAATTGCCTACAGATATTAAATATCCAATGAAGTTTAAGTTTTCTAGTGCTTGAGAGCTTAGAAAATTTATGCTTAAAGAGAATAATTTAAGCCTTAAAATATATAAGAAAAATTATTGATTAATTAGCAAACTTTCGAAACAGTTATTTGACGAATTCAACAATTTTACAGGCAATTTAGATGAAATAGTACGACTAAAAGGAAATCTTAGTTCAGCTGATTTTGACTACATTAGTAACCTATTGTGCATTTTGCCTAACTTTGACCAGGCTCAAACTAGTGACAAAAATGAACTAAGACGCTTCATTACAAAAAATATAATTAATTCAATTATGCGTTTTAATGAGGATGAAAAAGCTGAGTATACTGAATTTGCTGCAACAGCAAGGCTTGCAATAATTGAACCATATAAGTTTATGAAACGCTTTTCAAATATGATAAAGAAGCTGTTTCCAATATTAATTGTTACACCGGAAGCTGACCTATCAGCATGAAATAAAAGCGAATTGGACTATGGAATACTTGATGAATCTAGTCAAATTTTTATAGAAAAAGGCTTACCCGTTTTATATTTATCTAAAATCAAGATTTTGGCTGGTGACGATCAACAAATGAAGCCTAGCAACTGATTTGGTATTAGAGTAAATGATGAAGAAACCATTTTTGGTAAGGTTGATTCTATGCTTGATTTTGCCAAAGGTGTAGGTGTTTATAATGTTTTATTAGACAAAAATTATCGTTCAAATTATGCCTCGCTAATGACTTTTAGTAGTAAACATTTTTATAATAGCTCACTAGATGTTGTCAACTCGAATTTAAATACAAATAATTATGATTCAATTGAAGTCATTAATGCTAATGGAATCTGAGAAGAAAACAAAAATGAAATAGAAGCGAATTTAGCAATAAAAGTTGCTAATGAAAACTTAGACAAATACAATAAAATAATTTTGCTTTGTTTTAATGCTAAACAACAGGACTATATAACTACTAAGATATTTAGAGAAGAATCTGAATTAGAAAAAGCAATAATTGATGGAAGGCTACTTTTGAGAAATATAGAGAATATTCAAGGTGATGAAGCTGACTTAGTTATTGTTTCAATTGCTTATGATAATAGTGTGCTATTTCACTCAACATACGTTGGACGTCCGGGCGGAAAAAATGCATTAAATGTAGCTATATCTAGAGCAAAAGACAAGATGATTATTCTTAAAAGTCTTAATGCAAGCGATGTAAGTGTGTTAACTGGTAATGAAGATGTATATATATTTAAAAAATGATTAGAGTTCTTAGAGTTAGATCCTAAAAGTAAGCAAGAGTTTGTTTCAAATGATTATTTAGTTCAAAACAAGGCAAATATAGGTGCAGAAGTATCAAAATCTGATTTTGAAATTGAACTAGAGAGCTCAATTAATGAGTTAATTAAAGATTATGATAGCCTAACTCTTTCTACTAATGAATCAATTGGGACACTTAAAATTGACTACATTCTTAAGCATAAAAACAAAAACATTATGTGCTTTATTATAGATAAGTATGAATACCAAAATGATGTTGAAAAATATGTATTACAAAAGGATTTATATAAATTCATAAAAAGTAAAAAATATAATGTACATTTAATTAATAGTTTGACCTGAACATTTGAAAAAGATGCAATTTATGATGAAATAATCCAATACATTGAAAGTTATGTTGTGTCTAATGATGAGCTTTATAATGATGATAATATCTTTACTTCATTAAGTGCTGAAGCCTATAAAACAGACCAATTAGGCATTCAAACTTCTGAACATAGAACAAGTCGTAGCAGTAATAATAACTACGATTCAGCAACTAACACAGAGTTAATAAATACCCAAAGTACTGAAGATGATAATAGTCAGGATGATAGCGAAAGTAACGAATCATTTGAAGATAATGTTAAAAAATGAGAACAAATTTTAAGTAAAGAAGTAATAATCGATACAGCAGTTATTGAACAAAAGAACTAA
- the lepA gene encoding translation elongation factor 4 gives MDKSKIRNFSIIAHIDHGKSTLADRILELTNTVAARDLEEQFLDQMDLERERGITIKLNAVQIKYKDYTFHLIDTPGHVDFTYEVSRSLAASEGALLLVDATQGIEAQTLANVYLALENNLEIIPIINKIDLPSANIEKTKEEIENIIGIPANNAVCVSAKTGLNCEKVLDAIVDYVPAPVDADDNKPLKALIFDSYFDEYRGVIMLIRVFQGKLKVGDDFKFMSNTAQYDVIELGVRNPKETKKEYLEAGEVGYVAATIRDAKEVHVGDTITLVENPALEPLPGYKRKKPVLFTGFYPIDTRDYAELKKSLDKISLSDSSLTWEQETSKALGFGFRVGFLGMLHMDVIQERLNREYKVGIIATSPSVEYKVVKTNGSFEMISNPSLMPDRTYIDHIEEPYIEATIILPNEYIGNIMDLCQNKRGIYKSLDYIDDSRSRLVYEMPLGEIVFDFFDKMKSLSKGYASFEYDLIGYKTSDLVKVDILLNGDKIDAFSIITHKDSAYEKSRDLTKRLKDAIPRQNFEVPVQATIGGKIIARETIKAFRKDVTHKLHASDISRYKKLLEKQKAGKKKMKMLGSVEVPQEAFLDILKTNVDK, from the coding sequence ATGGACAAGAGCAAAATAAGAAATTTTTCAATAATAGCGCACATAGATCATGGTAAAAGTACGCTTGCAGATAGAATTTTAGAACTAACAAACACAGTAGCTGCTAGAGATCTAGAAGAGCAATTTTTAGACCAAATGGATTTAGAAAGAGAAAGAGGAATCACCATTAAGCTTAATGCTGTGCAAATTAAATATAAAGATTACACATTTCACTTAATTGATACTCCTGGGCATGTTGACTTTACATATGAAGTTTCTAGATCATTAGCAGCTTCTGAAGGGGCTTTATTGCTCGTGGATGCTACACAAGGTATTGAGGCTCAAACTCTTGCTAATGTTTATCTTGCTTTAGAAAATAATTTAGAAATTATTCCAATTATTAACAAAATTGACCTTCCATCAGCAAACATTGAAAAAACTAAAGAAGAAATTGAAAATATTATCGGTATTCCAGCCAATAATGCTGTATGTGTTAGTGCAAAAACAGGCTTAAATTGTGAAAAAGTTCTTGATGCAATTGTTGATTATGTTCCTGCGCCTGTTGATGCTGATGATAACAAACCTCTAAAGGCATTAATTTTTGATTCATATTTTGATGAGTATCGTGGTGTTATTATGCTTATTAGAGTATTCCAAGGCAAGTTAAAAGTTGGTGATGACTTCAAATTTATGTCAAATACTGCTCAATACGATGTTATTGAACTAGGCGTAAGAAATCCTAAAGAAACTAAGAAAGAATACCTAGAAGCTGGTGAAGTAGGATATGTTGCAGCCACAATTAGAGATGCAAAGGAAGTTCATGTGGGTGATACTATAACCTTGGTTGAAAATCCAGCATTGGAACCTCTTCCAGGATACAAACGTAAAAAACCTGTACTCTTTACAGGATTTTATCCTATTGATACTAGAGACTATGCCGAACTTAAAAAGAGCTTAGACAAAATTTCTCTTAGCGACAGTTCGCTAACTTGAGAACAAGAAACTTCAAAAGCTCTTGGATTTGGCTTTAGAGTTGGCTTTTTAGGAATGCTTCATATGGATGTTATTCAAGAGCGTTTAAATAGAGAGTATAAAGTTGGAATTATTGCAACTAGTCCAAGCGTTGAATATAAAGTTGTTAAAACTAATGGCTCATTTGAAATGATTTCTAACCCTTCGCTTATGCCAGATCGTACTTATATAGATCACATTGAAGAACCTTATATTGAAGCAACAATTATCTTGCCAAATGAATACATTGGTAATATTATGGACTTGTGCCAAAACAAACGTGGCATTTATAAGTCATTAGACTATATTGATGATTCTAGAAGCAGGTTAGTTTATGAAATGCCTTTAGGTGAAATAGTTTTTGACTTTTTTGATAAAATGAAAAGCTTAAGTAAAGGATATGCTTCCTTTGAATATGACTTAATAGGCTATAAAACAAGTGATTTGGTTAAAGTTGATATTTTATTAAATGGCGATAAAATTGATGCTTTCTCAATTATTACACATAAAGATTCAGCTTATGAAAAGTCAAGAGATTTAACTAAAAGATTAAAAGATGCTATTCCTAGACAGAACTTTGAGGTGCCTGTACAAGCTACTATTGGTGGAAAAATTATTGCCCGTGAAACAATTAAAGCGTTTAGAAAAGATGTAACTCACAAGCTTCATGCTTCTGATATAAGTAGATACAAGAAGCTTTTAGAAAAACAAAAAGCCGGAAAGAAAAAAATGAAGATGCTGGGTTCTGTTGAAGTGCCGCAAGAAGCTTTCTTGGATATTTTGAAAACAAATGTCGACAAATAA